From the genome of Methanomassiliicoccus sp.:
CCGCCCGGGAGACCGTTCTTGGCACGTCGAGGGCTATCATCTCCGCATAACGCTCATGGGCATCGAACACCAGGGGAACTCTTCTGAGGCGGGAGATCAGCAGGCCGATAGGCAAGGTATCCAGGTCGTGGGCGTGTATCACATCAGGCTTGCTACGCCTCGCCTCCCCGAGAGCACGCAGCAAGAATAAGGGATAGTTCAGGGCCAGGGCGATCTGCCCTCCTACCTTTCGAGTGCGGAGCCGATGGACATGGACCCCTTCCATGTCCTCCCGGAGGGGGCGGGCCCAGGTGCGGTCCCATGCTGCCACCACCATGTCATAACCGCCCTGAAGAAGGGCCCTGGCCTCCTTGTGGACCCGGGGATCGGGCCGGTACTCATTGGTGACCAGCATTAGCACGGAGCGGCCCATTTTCCCTCCGCTCAAACGTTCGTGGCGACTGTCCTGCCCTCACGTAGGGCTTCCAGACTCTTCTCCAGCATCACCACGGTCTTCACCCCGATCACTCCGGAGTTTCTCGTCTCCGCGAAGGGGTCCCCAATCGACTGCAGGAAGTGCACCAGCTCCGTCCGGATGGTATTGTTTCGCTCGATGCCCAGCTTGTACGTGTACCCGCTCTCGTAGATGGTGACGTCCTGGGCCACGGCATCGATGAGGGCGGAGCGGTTCTCCCCGATTATCTCTATCTGCCGGACCTTGCGTGGAGCGAGCCAGTTGAGGGTGGCGTGAGCGATAACCCCCGAAGGCATCTCACATGATATGTACGCCGCTTCCTCCAGCCCCTTTCGTCGATAGGGTCTTCCAGTGCAGGTTATCTTCTCTGGCCAGTCATCGAAGATGAAGTTGACCATGTCAAAGAAGTGGGGCGCGAGGTCAACTATCACATCCCGGTCCGCGAAGGGCTGCTCCAGGTTCATCCATACAAAGTTCATGAGGTATGGCCTTCCGAAAAACTTCTGGGATATCAGTCTCCGCATCTCCAGCAAGGCGTTGTTGAAGCGGTAGATATGGCCGACCGACAGGGTCAAGTTAGATTCGCTGGCAAGGTCCACAAGTGCCTGTCCCTCCTGGGACGATAGGGTGAGGGGCTTCTCCACCAGGACATGCTTTCCCGCCTCCAGGGCATCCTTGCAGGCCTGATAGTGAAGGCCGTTGGGAAGGCAGATGTTGACCGCTACCACGTCCTCGTCCTTCAGGACCTCCTGGTAATCGTGGTAGAGGCCCTGGACTCCGTACCGGTCGCGGCAGAATTCCAGGTTCGCATCCATCTGGTCGGATACGGCCTTCACCCGTACCCCTGGTATGTTGGTGTACTCATCGACGATCTTCTTTCCCCAGTAGCCGACCCCCAGAACGGCTACGTCGAAGCGTCTCATCCCTTTCCTCCGTAGTGCTCGATGATGCTTTGGCAGACCCGGTCCACTTCCTCATCGGTCATGGCAGGGAATATAGGCAGGGATAGCAACCTACCGGATTGTCTTTCGCTCTCCGGGTACGAGCCTTGGCTGAACCCGAAAGCGTCACGGTATACGGGCTGCAGGTGTATGGGAACGGGGTAGTGGACACCGGTCTCTATCCCATCTGCGAGGAGATGCTTAGCAAGCTCGTCCCGGTCGTCCGTCTGCACCACGAACAGATGGAACACCGGCGTGATGTCCCGGCCTCCCATCGGGGGCAGTCGGACCTCCTCCACGTCCTTTAGCTTCTCTGTGTAACGGCGGGCTATGTCCCTTCTCCTCTCGTTCCACTCGTTGAGGTGCCTCAGCTGGACTCGTCCTACGGCGGCGTTGGCGGTGTTGAGGCGGGAGGTGAAGCCGAACACATCGTGTATGTACCGGGATGTCCGCCCGCAGTCCCGCAGCTTCCGGATGTCGTCAGCCAATCTCTTGTCGTTGGTTGTGACCATTCCTCCGTCGCCGCCCACGGTCATGTTCTTGGTGGGGTAGAAGGAGAAACAGCCTACGTCCCCGATGGCACCCACTTTCTTGCCCTTATAGATCGCGCCGTGGGCCTGGCAGGCGTCCTCGACGATCTTGACGTTCTCACCCACGTTCTCACGGATCTCGTCCATCTGGGATGGATATCCGAAGAGGTGCACAGGCATGACCGCCGCCGTTCCCTTGTCCACTCTTATCTCCCGAGGGTCCAGGTTATAGTCCTGCGATGAGGAGTCGGCGAACACCGGGGTCGCGCCGGCATGCACCACGGCATTTGCGGTGGCGATGAAGGATAAGGGAGTAGTGACGACCTCCCTGCCTCGAACATTAAGGGCCAGAAGGGATAGTATCAGGGCGTCGGTCCCGGACGATACGGATATGGCGTGATCCGTACCGATGAATCTTGCGAACTCGTCTTCGAACTTGAAAACGCTCTCGCCGAGCACCATGCGCTCGTTGCGGAGGGCGTCGGACATGGCCTGGATCATCTCTTCTGTCACGGCTGGCCGTGATGTTGGGATCTTGTTCATGAGCTCACTTCCTCTCGATCTGATGTGCAGGGTTTCCTACCACCAAGGCCCCCGGGGGAACGTCGCGGGTCACGACCGCCCCGGCGCCCACTAGGGCGTTCTCTCCGATGGTCACCCCGCAAACGATCACGGCCCCGGCGCCGATGGAGGCGCCCTTCTTGATGGTAGTGGGCACGATGTCCCAGTCCCCCACGGCCTTGGGGTATAGGTCATTGGTGAAGGTCACACGAGGACCGACGAATACCTCGTCCTCGATAGTGACTCCAGTGGGAATGAAGGCGAAAGCCTCTATCTTGCAGCGGTCCCCGATGGAAACGTTGCGCTGGATCTCGACATAAGCTGCTATCTTGCAGTCGCGACCTATCCTGCAACCATAAAGGTTGACGTAGTCGCGTACCACTGTCCCCTCCCCGATCTCACAATCGACGATCGAGTGATACTTGGCCAAGAGCTTCATCTGAAAATCAAAGTCGCTCCTTGGCCATAAATATTTGCTACTGGGTAATCGGAGATGACGCTAGCTGGTTTTCGGATCAATGACCTCCTAGCGAGCCTAACACTATAACGATCAAGGAAGAGGTTGGTATCGAAACGACTGCGAAAAGAGGGATGCTTGACCCAATTTCGATCTACATACACCTCTCACTAGCATGGCCTCCCCCCGCAATGTGTGATCGACTTCACCAGAAAATAAAAATGTGAGACATTGACACGATGAGCGAGACAGCTACCCGAGCCACCTTGAAAAGGTCCATGTTTTGGGTTTAGCAGGTCATACATCACATGAATGAGATATACCTGGGAGAAAAAATTGGGGAGGGGTCTGTTCAGACCCTAATGTCATGGCTGTTCTTGTCCCCTCTCCCGATCCCCTTGTATACGAAACCCAGATCGATGTATTTGTCGGGTGCTACCACATTGCGGCCATCGATGATGATGGGGTTTTTCTGACCGGTCAGCTTCTTCATCTTCGCGGGATCGAGATCGAAATAGTTAGAGTGGGCGGTCATCACTGCGATGCAGTCCGCCCCTTTTACAACCTCATCTATGTCCCTATATAACTCCACTTCCGGGTAACTAAGCACGTGGGGATCGTGAACAGTAACCTTGGCCCCTGCTTCCAGCAGCAGGTCCCGATAGGTCTCCGAGGGCGGATTTCTGGCATCGTCCGAATCATTGATGAAAGCCCAGCCCAGCATGGCCACGTTCGCCCCCTCTGGGCGCTTGCCAATGCGGTCCAGCGCGCTCACCGTCAGGTTGAACATATGCCTCGGCATGAAATCATTGACCTTTCTGGCAAGAACGTAGATCGATTCCGAACCCTCAGGATAATCTAGATTGCTGCCACGGACCTTCACGCCACGTTCCAGGTGGTACGTGTCCTTTGTCAAGCAGTGGCCGCCTACGCCAGCTCCGGGCCATAGAATGGCACGGGTGATCCCTTCTCCCTTCAAGCTATCGATGCCTGCCCTCACATCATACACGTTCACGCCCATGGCTTCGCAGTAAAGTGCCAGCTGATTTACGGCTGCGATCTGGAGGTCCCTGAATGTGTTCTCAGCGGTTTTTGTAACCTCGGCTGCGGTGGCCGTCATCTTAATGATCTTTCCTTTCGTCAGTACAGGGGCATAAAGTTCGACAGCACGCTTAGTGCTTGAATCATCGATACCCCCAACGATCCGATCATGTTCCTGGATGTTCTTCAGTAGACGTCCTACCATGACCCTCTCGGGAGCATGCGCCAGTGCAAAGTCCTCGCCCGCGACGAGCCCGGACTCTTCTTCCAGGATCTGACGAGCCATACCGTCAGTGGTGCCCGGAGTGATGGTCGATTCGAGGACCACCAGCATTCCCGGCTGCAGATATTTTCCTGCATTACGTATGCCCTCGTTCAAAGCCCCAAAATCGGGTTCGAGGTCCTTGGGGTTCGCAAAAGGAGTCTGGATGGCAAGAGCCACCGCGTCCATCTCGGAGATCTTGGAAAAGTCAGAGGTGCACTTGAACTTCCCAGCCTTCACAACCTTTGATAACAGCTCCTCCAATCCCGGCTCGTTGCCCTTCAGGGGACATTCTCCCCTGTTCAGCATGTCGATCTTATATCCAGAGGAACTGGATGCTCGTTGAAATCCCAACACAAGATCAAATTTTTGAACATCGGCGAATAGTGCCGCGGCAGGAATTCCCACATACCCCATTCCGATAACACCGATCTTCCTTATTGGCCCCCTCTTCGACAACAATGACTGCAATTTATCCGTCATAACAAACCAACTCGTGCAAATCTATCTAACATCATACGCAAGCGGCGATGCGCCCACCAACGACCCCTCATAACATATTCGCTCAGGGATATGATTTTGTCCCTTGATTCGTTCCACTGTCCTTGGCTAGTTCAAAACTAACAGTCTTTTATATTTTTTGGTATGGCCATAATTTTGAAGGAACCAGAATGCATTTTGGACCTACTAGGCCCACTGATACCTCAAGGAAAACCTAAGGTTGGGTGGGCATAAATATGTTTAACGATCCCTCACCTCTCGCGGAGGCTGCCCCTCGAGACGGATAAAGTTGTCGAAATTTCGATGGACAATAAGACTGTTGCTCCAACGGACCTCTATCAATGAGATCGACCTGGGTTGTCTCAAGAACTCGCGGGAGACGAAGGCTAACCGGGGATAGGTACCTGGTCTCAGGTTGCGCCCCTATTTGACAAAAGCTTAAGAAACAATAACCGCACTGTCCGGAACATGCTGAGGATGGGCGTTATCGGCGTTGGATCGATGGGACAGAACCATGCAAGGATCTATTCTGAGATGGATTGCTTGGAGGGCGTATACGATGCCTTTGCCGAGTCCGCCCAGAGGATCTCCAAAAAGCTGGACACCACTGCCTACTCTGACGTCACCTCCTTGTTGGAGAATGTTGACGCGTTGAGCATCTGTACGCCCACCACGACCCACTACGACACGGCGAGGCAGGCCATAGAGATGGGCAGGTCCGTGCTGGTGGAGAAGCCCTTCACCGGCGATGTGGATAAGGCCAGGGTACTGTGCGAGATGGCCGAGTCTAAGGGAGTGGCCTTGGCCTCAGGGTTCGTGGAGCGTTTTAATCCTGTCGTCGAGGCGACCAAAAACTCGCTGGCGTCGGGGCGCTTCGGTAGCGTGGTCTCCATCGCCTCCAGGAGGGTCTCCTCATTCCCATCTCGGATTAGAGACGTAGGGGTGGTGATGGACCTTGCCATCCACGATATCGATGTCATCCGGCACCTTTCAGCTAAGAACATAGAGTCGGTCTACGCCCTAGGTGGGAAGCTGGCCAATGACCGTTTCGAGGACCATGCGGTCATACTTCTGGAACTGGAGGGCGGGGCCACGGGGATGGTGGAGGTAAACTGGCTCACCCCCATGAAGGTCCGCAACGTCACTCTCACCTGCTCTAACGGCCTGGCCCAGATGGACTACATGGACCAGAGCCTGAGGTTCTCGACGGCCAACTTGATGGGGGTGGACCTCGCCAACATGTCCCAGATACCGATGGAACTGGACACTCATCACGTCCTGGTTCGCAAGGAGGAGCCGTTGAAGAGAGAACTGGCCTCCTTCATGCATGCTGTGGAGACCTCGAGCCGCCCGGACTCCGACGGCTGGAACGCCCTGACCAACATCTCCGTGGCGACAGGTGCCCTGGCCTCCATGAGCAAAGGTTGCCGCGTGGACCTCTGAGGCGTGTCGCAGGGCATTTCCCCATAGTTATCATGCTCCAGTACTACGTCCCAGTTCTTTTTATGCCTGGGCGATATACATCAGGTCCATCATGTTGGTCAGTGTGGTCCTTAACATAATGAACGAGGAAAGGTACATCGCCGATCTGCTTGACAGCCTGGTGATCCAGGAGCAGCCTTTAGAGATAATCGTGGTCGATGCTGACTCTAAGGACCGGACCCGTGATGTGGTGAACAGGTTCGTGAAGAAGTATCCATTCATAAAGCTCTACGTGCACCCGGGGACCAGGGGGGAGAGCACCAACTTCGGCATATCTCAGGCCACCGGGGATGTCATTGCGTTCACCGGCGGGGACGATCTCGCCAACCCTAACTGGATCAAGGAGCTGCGAAGGAGCTTCTCCGAGGGCGCGGACATCGTCGCAGGACGCTCCATCATGATAGGGCTGAAGGCCTGGGAGGACCTTGACCGAGTGGAGCTGTACCATAAAGGATTTGATGTCTCCTATCCCTCGGCGAACATGGCCTTCCGTAGAGAGGTCCTGAAGATAGTTGGCGGGTTCGATACCTGGTTCATCACCGCTGAGGATATCGACCTCAACTACAGGTCCATCGATGCTGGGTACTCCATAACCTGGAACCCTGAGGCCATCGTCTATCGCAGGACCAAGTCCACCGTCTACGGTTTCTTCCACCAGGCGTTCTGGAACGGGGCGGGGAGGAAGCAGCTCACCCTCAAGCATGGTAGCCTGTGGGACCGTTACGATCCCCTACGCATGTTCAAGCAGAAGATGACCTTCTGGGCCCTTGTGCGTTTGGCGGTAGCACTGATGGGCTATGTTGGATTCAAGGTCTTCTCCGACAAGGGCCCGTACGGAAAGAAAAGTATGGAACCGGTCGCTGTATGATGGTAACGCCCAGACCCTGGCCATTATTAATGAGCACTGCCTTATGCGCACTGGGTCTATCTTGAGATTGAGCGTAATAATCCCCACCCTTAATGAGGAGGAATGCATCGGTCAAGTGATCGATGACGTCAGCTTTAGCCTCCGGGACAAGGGCTTTGATTATGAGATCATGGTAGTGGACGGCAGGTCCACCGACCGCACCAGGGACATCGCCAGGGAGATGGGGGCCGTGGTGGTCGAGGAGCCGCGGAAGGGGTACGGCAGGGCCTACAAGACCGGCTTCGAGAAGGCTCAGGGAGAGGTCATCGCCACTCTTGATGGTGACTGCACATATCCCACCGAGAGCATTGTACCTCTGATGGAGATGCTGGACAAGGATGATCTGGAGTTCATAACCACCGACCGCTTCGGTCACATGGAAGAGGGAGCGATGAGCAACATGCACAAGATAGGGAACTTGGCACTGTCGTTCACCACCCGCCTCCTTTTCGGACGCATCATCAGGGACTCCCAGAGCGGGATGTGGGTGTTCCGTAGGGAGGCGTTGAAGAAGATCAATGTGGAGGCGGACGGGATGCCGTTCTCCGAGGAGATCAAGATCGAGGCTTTCAGGAAGCTCCGTTCCCGAGAGGTCATGATAGTCTACCGCCGCAGGGTGGGGGAGGTCAAGCTATCATCCTGGAAGGACGGCTGGAACAACTTCAAGTTCCTGTGGACAAAAAGATTCCTCGGCCCTCGAGACAGGTCCTTGCGATCCTGAAGGTCTCCCTAAGACTGTCCTTGACCTTGGCGTTATATATGCTGGCTGCGGGGTGGTATGCGGGTATCAGCACCTTCCTGCTGCCTCTGACCGTTATCTCCTGAGGCTGGTTGACCTCATCCTTCATCTTCACATCCCGCCCCAGAAGGTCACGAGCCGCGGAGCGGCCCAGGGTTATGATGACCGTGCGATCGGCCAGCTCATCCTCCAGAAAGGGGAAGCACGCTTCCATCTCCTCCGGGGTGGGGGGACGGTTGCCAGGGGGGCGGCACTTCACGGTATTGGTGATGTACACCATAGACCGGGACAGGCCTTCCTCTTCCAGGAGTCGGTCCAGAAGCTTACCAGACCTCCCCACGAACGGCCTTCCCTGCTCGTCCTCCTTAGCCCCCGGAGCCTCTCCTACCAACGCTAGGGGTGAACCAGGGTCCCCATCGGGCATCACCAGTCGGGCGCGCCCCTCGCACAGCCGGCATCTCCGGCAGTCGTTCTCCGGTTTCATCGCCTCAGGATCTCTTCAGCGGTGACCAGTGAGCTGAGCCTTACCTCGATATCCCATAGCTTGGCCTCACCGCCCTCCTGCCTGTTCACCACGCACAGCACGTCCTCCACCACGCCTCCCGCGGCCCGGACGATACCGATGGCCTCGATTACCGAGCCAGCGGAGGTTATCACGTCCTCCACCATCAAAACCTTCTCCCCCTGCTCCAGAGAGCCTTCGACCTTCTTCTGGGTCCCATGGTCCTTCTTCTCCCTGCGCACCATGATATAGGGGACCTTGGTCCTGAGCGAGAGGGCCACGGCCAGCGGAATGGAGCCCAGCACCACCCCTGCGATCTTGTCGAACCTCAGGCCCCTCTGTTGGATCTCCCTCGCCATCTCGTCGGCGATGGTCTCCAACACATCGGGGTCAGTGCTGGCCCTCTTGATATCGATATAGTACGGACTTTTCTTGCCTGATGCGAGCGTGAACTCTCCGTACATCAGGGCCTTGCATCTGACCAGTACCTCCTTGACTCTAGCCTGCATTATCACCACGGCTCCTTCTTCTTACCGAGCTTGAAACCTATTATATTGACGCTGCGGTGGAGGAGGGGGACGAACACCAGCAAAGCTATGAGCGCTATCACGGCCTCGCCATCAAGATAATGAGCCCATAGCCATCCAGGATAGGTAAGCGCGGTCAACCCCAACGCCCCGATGACGAAATCGTACTGGTCCAGCCCCGCGGCCTTCTGTCCCCTCACCATTCCCAGGCGGCGTTTGATAAAAGCCCCTGCCATATCTCCCAGTAGAGACCCCAAAGAGAGTGAGAACACCACTCCAATGGGCATGAGCCCAAGACCCCACCTCCAGCTTTCCGAAGCGTCCAGGGCCGTTGTCAAGATGGCCAGTAGCAGCCCTAGAGACGTACCCGCGGAGACCCCTCCGATCAATCCGGTCCAGGTCTTGCCGTCCCCCAGGATCCGCTTCCCCCTCCATGTCCGGCCGAAGTCGACCGGGGTGCCCCCACCGAACAGCACCGCAGCGGAGTTAGGGAGCAGTGCGGGCAGGAAAAGGAATATGCCGCTGATGGCGACCATGAGGAGGTCCATGAGGCAGGAATGACCATCCCGTAGATTAGCATTGCCCATCCTCCGGAGGTCTATGCTGACGTGGCGACCCTTCGCTAGAGATGCCATTGAAGGGATGGGGGTTAGAAGGATGTTCATACAAAACATTATGAGAAAGAGGCAGAGACCGACGAGGATTACTGGTGCCTAAGATCGATTTTCAACTACTGCTGGCAAATCCATCTATTGTTGAGCTATGGGGTCGTCCTGGCAGCTGAGCGTTTTGCTTGACCTACCGGGAGCATTGGGACCATGGTATGCCCCCAGTGGAAAAATTTTGTTATTTCCCTTTCAACCCATCTTCCTTCGAACGAAGAAGTTCAGAACGTCGTTGACCACGGTGGAGGAGGTTTCGACCTCCAGGCGGTCGGAGAACTGGTTGGCCCTCCGGTCAAGGATGACGGCTACCCCCATGTCGGTCTCCGTGCGTATGAGCCGGCCTATCGCCTGTAGCAACTTCCTGGTCACAGGAGCTTTCACTGTGTACTCCCAACCCCGTCCGAACCTTACCTCGTAATAGTGAAGCAAAGCCCGTTGCTTGGCAGTTGGCTTGGGATAGGGTATGCCCGCGATGATGGCGACCTCCAGCTCCTTGTCGGGGAAATCGATCCCTTCGCTCACCCTTCCACCCATTACTGCTAGTAGCACCGCGCCTTCAGGGGAGCTCTTAAAGCGGCTGACCTCCTCCATCAGATCGCTCTGGCCCATTCCCCGCCGCTCCGTGTACACTGTCCTGTGTATACGGGACAGGAGGCCATCGTCCAGGAAGCGGTCCATGAGGGCATAAGAGGGAAAGAAGACCACCGTGTTCCGGTCCAGTACGTTGCACAGAGAGACAGTATGGCCCTCCATGCGTTCAATTATCTCCTCGTCCTTAACTATGTCCTCGTACCTGGAGGTGACGTCCTCCAGATAGAACACCTTACGGTTCTCGGGAGGGAAGGGGGAAGGGAAGGTCATCAAGGGCGTACCCTTCGGTAGGCCGGTGGAGTCCCGGTACTCGTTCAGGGGGCGCAGCGTCCCTGACATGTGGACCGATGCATGACACTCCATTAAGGCCCTGCAGGCCAGCCCCGGGTCCATGCAGTAGGCCTCGAATGCGGGGTTTTCCCCACCCACTACCAACTTCACGTAGCACTCCTCGTCCAGATCAAGCCAGAACTGAAGGAAGCTCCCTAGGGAGTGCATGTAGGAGCGTGGGAGCCGTCCGCTCTTGCGTTTTTCCTCCCGTATCGTCTCCCCGTACGCCAACAAGGACCTGGTCATGTTGAGAAGCCCTTTGGTGGTGGCAGTGAAGGTGCTCATCAGGCCCTCCTCCAGAAAGATTGGGGGGATCAGACCATCATCCTCTATCAGGAACTCCTCCAAGGCCTCCCGCAGCCTCCTGCGGCATGCATCCACCAAATCTAGTGTGCTTATTCCTTCAGCGATCTCGGGGTCCCCCTGCTCATTTGCCTCCTTGGCCGCCAGATCCAGGAGCCGAGATGATAGCGAGACCGAGCGTATCTCCCGGGCATACTCGAGCAGGTTATGGGCCTCGTCCACAATGACCACCGCATCTGATATGGGGATGTTCATCCAGTCGAGGAGATTGTGCCTGATGAAAGGCATGAAGAAGAAAGCATATGGGGCGGTCACCACGCTAGCCTTGGGCAGGAGGTCCTTGATGAGCTCATGAGGACAAAGGCCTGAGCCGTCACAATAGGTGATGAACTCCTCCACCGTAGGTAGCTCTTCTCTGAAGTAATGCTCCACATCGGCGAAGTTTGTGGACAGGACAGCCTCATAGAACCTGCATCCACCACTCTTACCCGCCCGTGACCTCGCCTTCCGTTCCGCGCACAGTTTCGACAGCTCTTCGGGATTGCCGCTCCGGAGGTCAGGGTCTCTCTGTATCAGCGGGCAAGTGCTCTGCCTCCCCTGAAGGCCGACGCCCAAGACTGGGCGGGACCTGTTGATCTTCCTCAGCTCCAGCATGACCTGCCGTTGCTGGGAGTTCGTTCGGGTGAGGTATATGACCTTCTTATCCTGTTCCAGTGCGGCTTGGAGGGTGCCCGAGAGGGCGCAGATGGTCTTGCCCGTTCCCGTTCCAGACTCCACAACAAGATGCCCCCGAGAGCGGACGCAGGTGGATATGGCGTTGACCAATTCCATCTGGTGAGGCCTTGGGGTATAAGGGAACAGGTCCATTCAGGCACTCACCCCTGAATGGAGGATATGTTTCTTTCGGTAAGGGGAGCGAAAAACAAGTTGGGGGAGTTCAGTCCACCCTGCTCCTCTGCCAGGCATCCTCGCCCAGTTCGTCGTATATGGACAGCTGACCGGTCACATCCCCTTCCAGGGAGCCACTGTCGTCGATAAGCTCAAATATGCGCTCCTTTCGGAAAAGCCAGTAGTGGATCCTCCACTCCCTTCCATCGTAGAGCGTAGTCTCCTCTCTCTCCGTGGTGAGGATTCCAGTATCCTCTAGCATGTAGAATGCATCCCTGTCCTCAGGTTCCAGAATGTTATCGATGATTCTCTCGCTGTAACCAAAGAAGTTGAGAATATGCTGAGCCATCTGCTTGGCCTGATCGTCCGGCATGCCCTCCTTATCTATCCCATTTCGTATGGCAAGGGTAAGCTCATCCAAGGTCAGAGTGGTATCGTGGGCCAACTTTTCACTTTTCATCATCGTTAAACCTTCCAAAGGATATCTGGCTAAACTGTTATCTTCTAGAGTACCGATGCTTTGGTAGCGGTCATATAAACAGTTTGAGAGATATTTATCGTTTGTGAGAACGATATTTCCCTCTTCTGTTCTTGCGCTTTACCTTGCATAGGCCTTACTGTTCTTTCTGAGCGAGCAGTATAAAAATACGGAGGGTCTCAATACCAATAGTGATACCATCATGATTGCAGAGTTCAGCGTCGTACCGATCGGGGTAGGGGAGTCCTTGAGCGCATATGTGGCTGAGTGTATCAAGATCGTCGAGAAAAGCGGTCTAAAATATCAGCTCACGCCCATGGGCACGATCCTGGAGGGGGACTTCCACAAGGTCATGGATACCATCGCCCAGTGCCACCTGAGGGTCCGATCGATGTCCAAGAGGGTGACGACCGTGATCCGTCTTGACGACCGTGATGCACACACCGATGAGATGACGAGAAAGGTCAGGAGCGTTAAAGAAAAAATGGTTGATTGAGAAGAGGTTTTCAGATCTGGAGATAATCCCTGTTACCGATATCGCTGAGCTTGATGAAGCGGACCTCCTCGAAGCCCTTGATCGCGGCTAGCTCCTTCACAGTGTCCTCGGTGACGGGATTGTCCACCGATACCAGCATGAGAGCCCTTCCTCCCTTTTCATCCCGCCCCAGACCCATTCGAGCGATGTTTATGTCACGGCTCCCCAGTGTAGTGCCTATGCGACCGATGATGCCCGGCACATCAGCATGGACGGACATCAAAAAATCACCCTCGAGGGGCATGTCAAGATCGTAGTTGTCTATCCCCAGAAGCCGTGGCTCGGACCCCGGGAAGGCAGTACCGCGCACCTCTCTCCTGACCCCGTTGGATTGCAGGGAGATGGAGATCATATTGACGTAGCGGTCGGACTCCTCGACCTTGGACTCCACGACCTGGACCCCCTTCTCCTTGGCGATTATCTCGGCGTTGATTATGTTGGGCTGTTCCCCGGATAAGTTAGAAAGTACGCCCATGAGGGCGGAAACGGTCAGCATCTTTGAGTCCACCGAGGCCAGGTCGCCGTAGACTGTGACCTGCAGTTTGGCCACGGGGGCATCAGTAAGCTGCACAGCGAACGCTCCTAGGCGCTCTGCGACGGAGATGAACGGCACCACCTTGGGGTCCATACCCCGCACCGGTGCGTTGACGGCGTTGGAGATGCGCTTGTCCACAAGGAACATCTTCACATGCTCGGCCATCTCCGCGGACACCTTCTCCTGGGCCTCCTTGGTGGATGCCCCGAGGTGCGGAGTGACCACGATGTTGTCCAGGGTGAGCAGGTTGGATCCCGTAGGTGGTTCCTTGGAGAACACGTCCAGAGCAGCGCCGGCGATCCTCTTGTCACGGAGGGCCTCGAAGAGGGCGTCCTCGTCGATCAGTTCCCCACGGGCGACGTTGAGGATTATGGCATTGGGCTTCATCTTTGCGATCAGCTCCTTGCTGATCAGGTGATGGGTGCTGGGAGTGAGGGCCGCGTGGATGGTGATAATGTCCGACTCCTCTATAACCTGCTCAAGGGGCATGAGCCTAACCCCGAGCTTAACGGCC
Proteins encoded in this window:
- a CDS encoding MTH1187 family thiamine-binding protein, which gives rise to MMIAEFSVVPIGVGESLSAYVAECIKIVEKSGLKYQLTPMGTILEGDFHKVMDTIAQCHLRVRSMSKRVTTVIRLDDRDAHTDEMTRKVRSVKEKMVD
- a CDS encoding glycosyltransferase family 2 protein — protein: MRLSVIIPTLNEEECIGQVIDDVSFSLRDKGFDYEIMVVDGRSTDRTRDIAREMGAVVVEEPRKGYGRAYKTGFEKAQGEVIATLDGDCTYPTESIVPLMEMLDKDDLEFITTDRFGHMEEGAMSNMHKIGNLALSFTTRLLFGRIIRDSQSGMWVFRREALKKINVEADGMPFSEEIKIEAFRKLRSREVMIVYRRRVGEVKLSSWKDGWNNFKFLWTKRFLGPRDRSLRS
- a CDS encoding orotate phosphoribosyltransferase: MQARVKEVLVRCKALMYGEFTLASGKKSPYYIDIKRASTDPDVLETIADEMAREIQQRGLRFDKIAGVVLGSIPLAVALSLRTKVPYIMVRREKKDHGTQKKVEGSLEQGEKVLMVEDVITSAGSVIEAIGIVRAAGGVVEDVLCVVNRQEGGEAKLWDIEVRLSSLVTAEEILRR
- a CDS encoding phosphoglycerate dehydrogenase, with protein sequence MIKLLVTDELSKEGLEMLKSGGQVQVDIRPGIAHDELIKIIGEYDAIIIRSGTKVDAAVIEAGKNLKVVGRAGVGIDNVDVKAATRKGILVMNTPAANIISAAEHTMALMMSLARNIVWADASLKKGEWKRSKFTGFELNGKTLGIVGIGRVGGEVAKRAKSFQMKLVGFDPYIPPEVAVKLGVRLMPLEQVIEESDIITIHAALTPSTHHLISKELIAKMKPNAIILNVARGELIDEDALFEALRDKRIAGAALDVFSKEPPTGSNLLTLDNIVVTPHLGASTKEAQEKVSAEMAEHVKMFLVDKRISNAVNAPVRGMDPKVVPFISVAERLGAFAVQLTDAPVAKLQVTVYGDLASVDSKMLTVSALMGVLSNLSGEQPNIINAEIIAKEKGVQVVESKVEESDRYVNMISISLQSNGVRREVRGTAFPGSEPRLLGIDNYDLDMPLEGDFLMSVHADVPGIIGRIGTTLGSRDINIARMGLGRDEKGGRALMLVSVDNPVTEDTVKELAAIKGFEEVRFIKLSDIGNRDYLQI
- a CDS encoding CDP-2,3-bis-(O-geranylgeranyl)-sn-glycerol synthase, whose product is MDLLMVAISGIFLFLPALLPNSAAVLFGGGTPVDFGRTWRGKRILGDGKTWTGLIGGVSAGTSLGLLLAILTTALDASESWRWGLGLMPIGVVFSLSLGSLLGDMAGAFIKRRLGMVRGQKAAGLDQYDFVIGALGLTALTYPGWLWAHYLDGEAVIALIALLVFVPLLHRSVNIIGFKLGKKKEPW
- a CDS encoding ATP-dependent DNA helicase yields the protein MELVNAISTCVRSRGHLVVESGTGTGKTICALSGTLQAALEQDKKVIYLTRTNSQQRQVMLELRKINRSRPVLGVGLQGRQSTCPLIQRDPDLRSGNPEELSKLCAERKARSRAGKSGGCRFYEAVLSTNFADVEHYFREELPTVEEFITYCDGSGLCPHELIKDLLPKASVVTAPYAFFFMPFIRHNLLDWMNIPISDAVVIVDEAHNLLEYAREIRSVSLSSRLLDLAAKEANEQGDPEIAEGISTLDLVDACRRRLREALEEFLIEDDGLIPPIFLEEGLMSTFTATTKGLLNMTRSLLAYGETIREEKRKSGRLPRSYMHSLGSFLQFWLDLDEECYVKLVVGGENPAFEAYCMDPGLACRALMECHASVHMSGTLRPLNEYRDSTGLPKGTPLMTFPSPFPPENRKVFYLEDVTSRYEDIVKDEEIIERMEGHTVSLCNVLDRNTVVFFPSYALMDRFLDDGLLSRIHRTVYTERRGMGQSDLMEEVSRFKSSPEGAVLLAVMGGRVSEGIDFPDKELEVAIIAGIPYPKPTAKQRALLHYYEVRFGRGWEYTVKAPVTRKLLQAIGRLIRTETDMGVAVILDRRANQFSDRLEVETSSTVVNDVLNFFVRRKMG
- a CDS encoding uracil-DNA glycosylase, which codes for MKPENDCRRCRLCEGRARLVMPDGDPGSPLALVGEAPGAKEDEQGRPFVGRSGKLLDRLLEEEGLSRSMVYITNTVKCRPPGNRPPTPEEMEACFPFLEDELADRTVIITLGRSAARDLLGRDVKMKDEVNQPQEITVRGSRKVLIPAYHPAASIYNAKVKDSLRETFRIARTCLEGRGIFLSTGT